A segment of the Daphnia pulex isolate KAP4 chromosome 10, ASM2113471v1 genome:
GAAGATGCCGAAACTCATGTGAAAGACACCGAAGATGAtggacaatttcattttgtacgAGTTGAGGAAGACGATCTTGTTTTCGGCTATGACCCACACGGGATCCACGCCGAACGGGTAGGGATCCTGCCGATAATGTCCGCACGCCTGAAAATCTGTTTCGTTGTCTAAACCGAATACCCTGGTTGTGGTTTTATTCGGACAGACATCGTAATGACGATCGGGTACGAGCATTGCGCTCTCCATACTGCCCTCGCCAATCAGATATTCACCACCAGGATGTCGTTCACTTGGGTAATTAACGACCCAAGCAGAGCCGAATATGTTGAACGCTTTGGCGAAGAAGTCGTTGTAGATAAATCCGGtgtaaattgaaaagaagCCCATCAGTAAGATAATGTAACGGCCTCCAAAGATGATGCTAAACACCTGTTGGTAATATGAGAATTACAATTcggtttttaaaagaataccGACTGTCCGTTTTATAATGTACCTCTTCCTTGATTTTAGACAATTTCTCTTCATTCAAACACATCCAGGAGGCAAACATAGTCACGATAAGCGCATGCCCTCCATCGCCAAACATGACAGCGAAGAGAAACGGGAAAGTGATGATGGTGTATAGGCCGGGATTGACTTCGCGGTAGTTGGCAATTCCGTACGCATTGACTAGAGCCTGGAAACCGTAAGTGAACTTGTTCGTGCGGAAATACGTTGGCGGTTTGGCGTTGGTCGGCAACTCGTTCAAAATTGGTGGGAAAACTGAATCACTGgcttcctatttttattttaaatatttgtatatTATGCTTCCTGTTGCCTCATCAACCTCAAACGCTGTAAtcgagtttgattttttatctaGACTAGCTAATTAATCTCTTTAAATGGTGCTTTAGTGATTAGTTAATGGAACCCCCTCATCATTGAGGTTTTGGGTTTGCGAAATTACTCGATAATAGACAATTCAGTTAGCGAATAATTTAGCTAATGTGTTCAGACTTAATTTTCCCCGAAAATGAACCCGATTAGCTGATTAAAGGCAATTGAGTTCGCTAATCCAAAACCTctggggggagggggtatATTAGCTTACCACACTTTAGTAACATTAAGGAAGATAAATTAGCTAGCGTAACTGTAGCTAAGCCCCAAACCCCGATGTAATGTAATTCGTATCACTTACACTTGCTTGTTTGAGAGCCAAACGAACTCTCGGCTCATCAGCGTCAGGAATCCAGCATTCCGCAATCAGTGCCTTAGAAGTGACGTCAACGCTGAGCATGTTCAGCGTATGAAAAATACCCTGCAATCATTACCAGGTATTTATTAGTTTTATCTGGTTTTATCATAATTAACTGCAATAGACAGGATCAGAAGAGAAATATTGAACCTTGATCTTGCGAACTTTGACGACCCAGGAACGCAAATGCTTAGCGGAAGCTTCGAGGACCCGGTGACGATGTTGCTTGGTTTGATCGAGGATGGTTGTCAAGTCTTGAAGGCGTGAAAACACGCCAATGCTGGTCTCCCGGCGTTGAGCAGCTGATTCCGGACACGGATACAGGGCAGCGTGATAGCCCTCACAAATCTTTTTGACTCGTCCTTTAAGTTGATCGCCTTGATAAAACGCGATGAATACTGATTTAAGTACGTCATTGCCCTACGAAATATAGTGGTGGATTAGATCAAGAAAATTGTGAGATTATTTGGATTGGTATTACCGTTACTGGATCCTTGAGCGGTTCGGGCAAAGGAGCAATGCGCAAGTAGATATTTCCACGACCTTAGTTGGGACCAGTTAAATTTCAGTATTTCACATATTATTCGAAACAATTTGACAATAAAAAGGGTATACCAGCTCGCCATAACATGCGTTCAAATCCTGGGGCTCTCTCTTGGCTGATCACGCCCGTGACGAAcctataataaaattaataaatgtgTTACGTAATTTGGATATCTACGATTGTGCATCCGATTTCATCTTTCAACCAGTTAACCGAGTGAAATTGTACCCGTATAACTGAAAATCTTACATAGACATCGTTAACCGGTGAAAAGATAAAACCGATGCAACAATGTTTCAAAGGTCGTGTGCTGGAAAGTGAGTGCACAATTTCGGTGTTCGTGTATTACCTGAAGCGTTGCATGGCCTGCTGCTGGGTCAATCCATCCTCGAGAGTCAAAGCACCGCTCGTATCATTGACACTGGCTGCTCCAAAAATGCTTTCCCTCTGTTCGTCCCAAACATgcccgccaaaaaaaaaggagaatgaaGATTTCActtattatattaaaatagagagtcgttttttttttcgggtgtaCGTACATCACCGAGAAAGTTTTCGGCATTTTGGAgcgtaaatttcatttctgtcagCGATacaaagtttttatttaaCGCCTTTTAAGGAaacggagaaagagaaaattattGCAAAgatattcaattaattcacGCGTGATTAACCGATAATGTTACCTCATTGTTAGCGTTGATTTCTCGCAATTCGCTGTCCATCTTATCCAGTGCTGCTTCAAGATCGACCATTTCCTTTGGCAACGGAGCAAGCGGCATATCATCCAACTCGTCGATTTTGACGCCTTCTTTAATGATTTGCGCTTCCAGATAGCGCAGCTTTCGCTCCATCTCGTTGCAGCGGGTCACTTCGGCAGAGAAAGTTCGCTGGAACGCCGTGGCTTCCGAATTCAACTACAAATTAGAATAATCcagaagtaagaaaaaaaaaataattagcgACGGATTCAAGTTTGTCCACTTATGAAAAGTGGAACAAGtcaaaaagatgagaaatacTTACGTCACGGAACTCGACGCAACCCAGTTCCCCCAGTTCGGACATGCAGCGATATGCAGATTCGTTCTGCAAAAAGAGCTGGTACAAGCTCATCTTTTCACTCCTGAAGAtcgacattttctcttcttgttgttcttttcacttttttttgggttgccttttcaccttttttcttttgcataaAAAACTCCAGCCAGGACTGATCCCAAGTATGGCCGACGGTCTACTAGTCAcaaggttttctttctttttttctgtctctcaGTCACGAGTGTTGTTGCAGCAATAATCGTTATCGCAGCTCTAGATAACGCGGGCGTAATGTTTACCTTATTGCTTGCCCAGACATTTGAGCCCTCAGTCGCGCAACAGTTTGAAACTATGAACCCGAACCCGACACGAATGTTTATCATTTCATCGACGAATAGACAAATGTATTCAACAAAATGGATTGGAGGGACATGTATGAGGAACAGTTAAGTGAAGAATGCCAAGAATGTCAACATCTTGGTTCACTCGGGTATAATAACAAGAATAACATAAGAAAATGCTAATTTAGTTCGTTTTTGCAGAAGTTCTCGTTCCACGCTGTCTGTTCGTCGGGAATCCAGTGAAATACATTACTTTGAGATGACGGGGACCGGCTTCGGCAACCTTATCAATTATATACCCAAACGGTTACATTTAATCTTTTATCGTGATTCAattgcaacaattttttttttttaaatcgtacCTGGTAGAAATAAACTTTCGGTGAGTGTTTGACATTAACTACCGCAATAACATCATCTCCGGAGACGTCTTCTACGGGGGTGCtgtaattttataaataaaaccGATGAATTCAATTCGAATTTCTGTCAACAAGTGACGTATAAAATAAGCTAGATAAGAAATCATTATACCTAAAAGAGTAGCTGTAATATTCGTTTTTCTGGTGAACCCTTTCACCCTGGGAAGTTTTAGAGTCGCCACTTCCCTTGCCACTTTGAGGGGTTTCCGAGTATTCAGGGAAATTATTTCCAAAGTCGTCGGGAATTTTGAAATCTTCAAAGTAGTTGCGATTCTTGTTGAAGGGACCGCCGCGATTTTGGATGCTGCGAACTTTATTGACATCGGAATTGCCAGTGGCCGAGCGTAAATTTTCGCTGGTAATACTCCGCTGTACCGGAGGGAGGCTGCTGAAATAAGTCTCGAAGGGCTGCAGGAAATTTGTTGGTGTAGGAGCCGTGATTGCAAGCTGGAGCACGACGGCCAAACTCAGAAAATACTAATATCCATACAACGAAAAGTGAACgaggaacaaaagaaaaaaaaattagacgaATCAGTTAATTAAAATAAGTTACAGAAATGTGAGGTTTGTTGGTAAATAAGTAATCCAATTTTACCCTGAGATAATACATCTTGTTGGGTGGTGCGTCGAATGACTGGGGAAACCACGAACGGGTCGGCGTCTTTTATACATTTCGGGCCTCAACCGGATCGTGAATCAGtcgggaaaaagaaggaaaacactTCGTCGCCAACGGGTTCAAACCATTCACTTGTTGGATTTGAATATAGTCCACTTGAAAACCAGATGACGACGATGGGCGGCGTTTCCTGGACTTGTTTGTGGAGAAGCTTCATCGGATTGTTTTGGACACGACTGATTTCTCAAAGCACATCAATTTAGGTAAATATCAATTAACCCTTGAAACAATGCAGTACCTTAGCGACAGATTTTTACCAGTCATTTATTGGCCTTGATCGCAATCTcaaattttaataacaaaCAGCTAGTGTCTGTGCTAACAATTCATGGAAACTGAGCGCGGTAGTCAAGGCGGTAGTTTCATTGCGTGATTtctaggattttttttctccctactGGTTTTCAATGCGAACTAGGTGTTAACGAGTGTTAGAGGTCGTGTTATTGGAAAAGATATTCGGTATATAGGGACACCTTGAAATGCTGCATACACTTAACCTTATTACCATTTCATGCCCCCTCGCCCTTTCCCTCGcaaccaaacagaaaaatataaaaatagataaagaaaacaatttcagagcatttggcaaaaaaaaaaaaagaaaaaaacttggccTGTTAGCCTtgggaaaatttttgaaaagaaaatattcaaacatcGGTGGTTAAATCAGCCCGCACTATATAGTCTTTTATTTCAAGCGCCGTAAGAAATATGTAACGCGTGTTTTgagcaataacaacaaataaaataacgagGCGGTACAGcagcaaaaaacaaacaagcaaaaGTAAATGTTACCATGAAAATGGGATAGAGCCGCCGAACCAGTTTTTCTCAATAGAATATAAGTATATAACAGATTCAAACGCGCGTTTAAACTTTCTTCGAAGTAAAAAAAGACTGAAACTTAGCCTAGTTTTGCGGAACGGGTATTTCCACTTGGCGTCTGGATCCGATTGCCACAAGGGAAGTCATCGGGTTGGTTT
Coding sequences within it:
- the LOC124205872 gene encoding V-type proton ATPase 116 kDa subunit a1-like; its protein translation is MSIFRSEKMSLYQLFLQNESAYRCMSELGELGCVEFRDLNSEATAFQRTFSAEVTRCNEMERKLRYLEAQIIKEGVKIDELDDMPLAPLPKEMVDLEAALDKMDSELREINANNEALNKNFVSLTEMKFTLQNAENFLGDRESIFGAASVNDTSGALTLEDGLTQQQAMQRFRFVTGVISQERAPGFERMLWRAGRGNIYLRIAPLPEPLKDPVTGNDVLKSVFIAFYQGDQLKGRVKKICEGYHAALYPCPESAAQRRETSIGVFSRLQDLTTILDQTKQHRHRVLEASAKHLRSWVVKVRKIKGIFHTLNMLSVDVTSKALIAECWIPDADEPRVRLALKQASEASDSVFPPILNELPTNAKPPTYFRTNKFTYGFQALVNAYGIANYREVNPGLYTIITFPFLFAVMFGDGGHALIVTMFASWMCLNEEKLSKIKEEVFSIIFGGRYIILLMGFFSIYTGFIYNDFFAKAFNIFGSAWVVNYPSERHPGGEYLIGEGSMESAMLVPDRHYDVCPNKTTTRVFGLDNETDFQACGHYRQDPYPFGVDPVWVIAENKIVFLNSYKMKLSIIFGVFHMSFGIFLNLWNFTYFKRRLAILVEFLPRILFFWPLFGYMMSLMFLKWVKYGANKEDRVLKSDCAPSILITFINMMLLSYGEDKTKPPNEECKTVFMFGDDEGTTQKTIQIAFVIIAVLSVPVLLLGTPLQFKMKENRMKKARASYSNDSGSSRSDGNEPEDREPIVNSSTMNVESGGKHPEPIGDYDQNQGGSHDDEHNTFGDVMIYQSIHTIEFVLECISHTASYLRLWALSLAHSQLSEVLWFMVLRIGFKALPGYYGSISIFLTFAFWASATVSILIAMEGMSAFLHTLRLHWVEFQSKFYKGEGVKFHAFHFKRVTDDVKDD
- the LOC124205877 gene encoding uncharacterized protein LOC124205877, translating into MYYLRYFLSLAVVLQLAITAPTPTNFLQPFETYFSSLPPVQRSITSENLRSATGNSDVNKVRSIQNRGGPFNKNRNYFEDFKIPDDFGNNFPEYSETPQSGKGSGDSKTSQGERVHQKNEYYSYSFSTPVEDVSGDDVIAVVNVKHSPKVYFYQVAEAGPRHLKVMYFTGFPTNRQRGTRTSAKTN